A single genomic interval of Devosia oryziradicis harbors:
- the queG gene encoding tRNA epoxyqueuosine(34) reductase QueG has translation MANSGSLEAEKLVAELRSRALALGFDSFGIAPADARPDLPEKLHAALAAGWHGDMEWMAETSDRRASPRGMWPEAKSVIVLGINYGPETDPLAILGEPSLGTISVYARNRDYHEIIKGKLKELAGLLARRSGAEVKVFVDTAPLMEKPLAEAAGLGWQGKHTVLVSRDFGSWLFLGAILTSAELPGDIQHEESCGSCTRCLDICPTNAFPAPFQLDARRCLAYLTVEHKGPIPLEFRAPMGNRIYGCDDCLAVCPWNKFASVSREARLRARPELERPALADLVQLDDAGFRALFAGSPIKRIGLARFLRNVLIAIGNSGDPGFTPLVEARLGADDPLVRGAAIWALRRLAPARARELSLAYLPRESDSSVAAEWTGDI, from the coding sequence GTGGCCAATTCTGGTAGTCTCGAAGCCGAAAAACTCGTCGCCGAATTGCGCAGTCGCGCCCTGGCGCTGGGCTTCGACAGCTTCGGCATCGCGCCCGCCGATGCGCGACCCGACCTGCCCGAAAAGCTCCATGCCGCCCTGGCCGCAGGCTGGCATGGCGACATGGAGTGGATGGCGGAAACGTCCGACCGCCGGGCCAGTCCACGGGGCATGTGGCCCGAGGCGAAGTCGGTGATCGTCCTTGGCATCAACTATGGTCCCGAGACCGACCCGCTCGCCATCCTCGGCGAGCCATCGCTGGGCACCATCTCGGTCTATGCCCGCAATCGCGACTATCACGAGATCATCAAGGGCAAGCTCAAGGAACTGGCAGGCCTGCTGGCGCGGCGCTCGGGCGCCGAGGTCAAGGTCTTCGTCGATACGGCGCCACTGATGGAAAAGCCGCTGGCCGAGGCGGCGGGGCTGGGTTGGCAGGGCAAGCATACCGTGCTGGTCAGTCGCGACTTCGGCTCCTGGCTGTTCCTGGGCGCCATTCTGACCTCGGCCGAATTGCCCGGGGATATCCAGCATGAGGAGAGCTGCGGCAGCTGTACGCGCTGCCTCGATATTTGCCCCACCAATGCCTTCCCCGCCCCGTTCCAGCTCGATGCCCGCCGGTGCCTGGCTTACTTGACCGTCGAGCATAAGGGGCCGATTCCATTGGAGTTCCGGGCGCCCATGGGCAACCGCATCTATGGTTGCGACGACTGCCTGGCGGTCTGCCCTTGGAACAAGTTCGCCTCGGTCAGCCGCGAGGCAAGGCTGCGGGCGCGGCCCGAGCTGGAGCGGCCCGCCCTGGCCGATCTGGTGCAACTCGATGATGCCGGATTCCGGGCATTGTTTGCCGGCTCGCCCATCAAGCGCATCGGGCTGGCGCGGTTCCTGCGCAACGTGTTGATTGCCATTGGCAATTCGGGCGACCCGGGCTTCACGCCGCTGGTCGAAGCGCGGCTTGGCGCCGACGATCCCTTGGTGCGCGGGGCCGCGATCTGGGCGCTGCGGCGATTGGCGCCCGCGCGCGCCCGTGAGCTCAGCCTTGCCTATCTGCCCCGGGAAAGCGATAGCTCGGTGGCGGCCGAGTGGACCGGGGATATCTGA